TACATCAAAGAATTGAAAGACAGGCAGGGAACGATCTATGTCCCGACAAACCCAGACAATGGCCTGCCGCTTTTCAAGGGTGTGCAATAGACCGGTCTTCCCGCATAATAAGGAGCTTAGCTCCTTTTGATTTGACAACTTTCCATAAACATATAAATTAAAGACAGGAGGATGATATTTTGAAAGACAAGGAAAAAAAACAAAAGAACTTCCCGACATTCATTGAAATCGACCTCACGGACGCTCCGGATTTTTCCGATGGCGACTGTTCTCATTACAGAATAAAAAACGAGAGTCAGTTTCCACCGAACGAAACCTTTTTCTGCTTTTCATCCCAGCTTGGGAGAGATTGCTGTTCGCACTGCATGCTGGAATGCAATCGGAATTTCGGCATGTGATAAACCTGCGAGTTATGAAATTCATAGCCCGCTTTTTTATTGGAGCATTGTATCCTAAAACTTAGATTTAGGACGTTCTACCGGAATAAAAAAAGGAGATAGTTGTTCTATCATCCATTTATTATTTTTTCGCCTCCTGCGCTCTTTTTGATCCTTTCCGGAACGAATTTCGTTCCATAATAGATCATACCTTTCTCGCTCTCTTCTCCAAGCTTCCTGAAGACCATCCTCACTTTCATCCCTATATGAACTTTTTCGGAAGGACATATCACTTGCGAGGTCATCATCGGCCCTTCGTCCAGCCTTATCAGTGCCAATACGTATGGCGTAAGTTTTTCGAAGTCTTTTGCTCCGGTATGCACTATGGTGTAGCTGAAGACCTCTCCGCTTCCGCTGAATCTGAACGGAACGATCTTGCTCTCCCTTCTGCATTCGGGGCAAAGGCTCCTCGGCGGATAGTAAAAGCTCTTACATCTCGTGCACTGCGTGCCGATGAGATTATAGATGTTCTTCAGCCTGCGCCAAAACCTTGGGACGGACATTATTTATCCCTCCCGAAGATATGGACGGCGACAGTCGCGCCCGAGCCTCCGACATTCTGCGTCAGCGCATATTTGGGATCATCGAGCTGCCTTTTTCCCGCTTCGCCCCGGAACTGAAGAACCGCCTCAATGGCCTGCGCAATGCCGGTCGCTCCGACAGGATGGCCCTTGGCTTTCAGTCCGCCCGACGTATTGATCGGAATTTTTCCTCCGATCGCAGTACATCCCTCTTCCGTGAATTTTCCTCCTATGCCTTTCGGAGTGAATCCGAGATCCTCGATCGCGCATATTTCCGCAATCGTGAAACAATCATGCACTTCTGCGAAACTTATATCCTTGGGACCGAGGCCGGCCATCTTATATGCTCCCTTCGCGGCAGCAACCGTTGCGTCGATCGTCGTTACGCTCGGCCTGTCATGAAGAGCAAGCGAACCGCTTGCCTGAGACAAAGCTTTCACATAGACCGGAGTATCCGTATATTTTTTCGCCTGATCCGCAGGAACAACGACAACCGCCGCGGCCCCGTCAGTGATCGGAGAACAATCCAGGATATGCAGAGGGTCTGCAACCATGACGGATTTGAGAACCATATCCACAGTTATCTCGCTCCTGAACTGGGCCTTGGGATTCATCGTCGCATTGTGATGGTTCTTGACCGCCACAGACGCCAATTGTTCCCGCGTTGTTCCGAACTCGAACATATGCCTTTGCGCTATCAAAGCGTAAAGACCCGGAAAAGTGGCACCCATTATGCCTTCGCCTTCCCTGTCCGCCGCCGCCGCAAGGACATCTGTCGTCTCATCTACGCTTACATCGGTCATTTTCTCCACGCCGCCCGCTATCACGATATCGTGGCATCCGGAACCGACCGCAATGATCGCCTGCCGGAGAGCCAGACCTCCCGATGCGCACGCCGCTTCGACATGCGTTGAGGGAATGTGGCGGTTCGCAAGACCTGAATAATCGGCAACCAGAGCTCCAATGTGCTCCTGGCCGATAAACCTTCCTCCGCTCATGTTTCCTATGTACATTGCTTCAATTTCTTTCGCTTGAATACCGGCATCGAAAACAGCATCGGCTCCGGCTTTGACGAACAGGTCCCTGAAGGACTTGTCCCACAATTCGCCGAATTCCGTGCATCCGACGCCTACAATAGCAACTTTTCTCATGATCGATCACCTTACAGTTTTATCTTGTTCTTATGTCTTGCATATGTGGCATAATCCACATATATAGGATCAGCAAGCAGCTCTTCCACGCTTGGCGCGCCACAACGGATCTCATCGATCCCGTCTTTTACGGTTATGCTGAACGCATCAGACCCGGCTCCCGAACCGAAAGCCGTCATAAAGATCCGATCACCCGGCTTTGCAATATCAAGCGTTGCGGCAAGTCCCATCATGCACGAACCCGAATAAGTGTTTCCTAGACGCGGAACCACAAGCCCCGGTTTGATCTGCAAGGGAGTGAATCCGAGGGTTTTCGCAACTTTGGTGGGAAACTTCCCGTTGGGCTGATGGAAAATCGCATAGTCATAATCCTCCGGCTTCGTTCCAAGCTTTTGCATCAGACCGTTGGCCGCAGATGTGATATGCTTGAAATATCCCGGTTCTCCGGTAAACCTTCCTCCATGCTCCGGATAGGGCATTCCTTCACGCCTCCAGAAATCCGGAGTGTCTGTCGTATAGGAGTAAGTATCTTCGATCTCGGCCGCAAGGTCCTTGCTTCCGATCACATAAGCGACTCCGCCCGCGGCCGCCGTGTATTCCAGCGCGTCTCCGGGCGCACCCTGAGATACGTCCGAACCGATCGCAACTCCGAGCTTGATCATTCCCGATCTCACCAGGCCCATGCACGCTTGAATCGCGGCGGTTCCGGCCTTACAGGCAAATTCAAAATCTGCGACCGTAAGATTTTCGGGACCTGCGCCAATCGCTTCGCCTACGATCGTTCCCGAAGGCTTCACCGCATAGGGATGGCTTTCGGATCCGACGTATATGGCCCCGATATCCTTGGGATCGATCTTCGCACGTGATATGGCACTTCGGGCAGCCTCGACGGAAATGGTTATCGTATCTTCGTCCATATCCGGAACGGATTTTTCAAAAACCATCAGTCCATCGATTATGCTTTTTGCGTTTGCGCCCCATACTTTGGCGATCTCTTCAGTTTTTATCCTATATTGCGGTATATATGCTCCATAGGAGACTATTCCAATGTTCATTGTTTCACCTTCTGTATTTGTCTTGTTTTTAACGAGCTTTCAAGCCATCATCATGATCATGGCTATTTTTTCTCGAACCCTACCATTATATATAAGGTTCAAGAACTATGTCAAAGTTTACATCCTCCGGCAATCAGACAGCACTAAGGATGTAATGTGTAAAGTCATCAACTTCCACGAAAAGCCGATATATTCACCATACAGCAATGGGGACGAAACTTGCCCGAAACATGATCCTTTTCAATACACGCTATTGACATTATCATGAAAGAATGTAAGATATTGTGTGATCCAAATCGGATCCGATATAACAGAAAGACGAGGAGGTAATCGCATGAACGATGCTTATATGGCCATATTCGTATTCATACTTATGCTGACTTCTGCCATTGGCATAGGATATGGCATAACGACACTGCTAGAGAGCGGCCTTCATATAAAAGATCGAATCACAACAAAAATTCCAGAATGGAAAACCAACAACGCAGAAGAGAAGTAATATACTTTTCTTTTTTTATATGACAATATGCCGCCCATCTCCCGTTCATCCCCGATCGGCCGATTCCGATCTGAAGCATAAATAAAAAAGTTGAATTATCTTAATTCAACTCAATGCTTGAGCCTTGAAATCTGGCTCAGCGTATATTCAATTTCATATTGTTCGTTTCCGCTCTGGAGCGCCATGTCCAAGGCAAGTCCCAAATAATACAAGCTTCTCAGCAATATTCCCGTTTCTATGAGTATTCTGGAACTTTCGCCTTTTGGATCCGTGCTTTTGGATCTGATGGCATACTCGAAAGCTTTTTCGATATCACCGGCGCTTTTTGACGTTATAGCAATGTTGATATAGCATCTGGCCTTGATATAATTTGCAAGAAAAACGCCGTCATCTATGCTTTCGACAAGCTCCCTCGCCGATTCGATCTTGTTTTCACCAAGGAGCAGTATAACTGCAATTATGGCATTCTCTTTATTGCCTGACTTTATTGAGCACCGGAACGCGAAAGGAATGTCTTTGGTGTCATTGACGACATATCCCGGAACTTCTTTTTTCGCATAGGCTTTTTCTATTATAATACTCGAAACTCTCCCGAAAAGACGTCCTTTTTCATCGGATCTTTCGATCTCGCGAAGCGCCCATTCAAGCTTTCCCGCTTCTGCCAGCGCTTCTACGAAATACTCTTTTGCCTTGCGAACCTGATGTTCTCTTCTCCTGTCGTTCTCGTTGAGAATCGGAATTTCACGGTTAAGATCCTCGATCTTTTCCGAAACCCTGAGAAAATCTTTTTCGTCTTTGCTGATCGAAGCGATGTTCAACAGAATATCAAAAGATTCCTCTGCGCGAGGTATGCCATACGAAACAGCTCGCGCCTGCTCAAGAAAGTCCGCCTCTGCAAATTTTCTGCACGCCAGCCTTCTTGTTTCGATCCTGCAGGAACCGTTCAGCACTTCATAGATCAGGTCAAAATCGCTGATCCTCTTGCTTGATGCTCCGACTAGCGCCATGAACCTGGCCTTGTTCTCAAAATTACCTTCTTTTTCCAAAACTTTCTTCCTTATCATGTCCAAAGACCTTTCAAAGAACTTTAAGTCTTCCTTTTTTTGTAGATCCTGTTCATCGTTCAAGTATATTCCTCCGGTTTGCCTTGAGCTGCGAAAAAATCAATGATCTGCGAGCCACAAGACAACGCACTTTATCATGGCTTCAAAAGATAGTCAATATAAAAAAAGAAGAGATCAGCTTGTTAGCTTCAGATCTCCCTTAAAACGGATTGTCGCTTCATTTGTCAGCAACAGCGCCATCAACACGATCACCAGCAGTACAGCCCGTGGAGTGAAAATGCCAAAAATCAGCACGATCAGACCATATATGGCAGCAGCCGCTAATAACGGAATAGCGAGTCGCCGTTCAATCTTATTTTGAGAACTGGAGTGTCTATGCATACCAATCAGCATGCATATTATCAGATATAACATCGATATTGATACATCAAAATATGGATACAATACAAATGTTACTGCCAGCACAACGCAAAGCATGAACGCAAAAATATTGACCAGTTCATTTCCGCTAAATTTAATGTTCTTTCCTTTTTTTACCATTTTCAAACCTCCAACTTTTGTCTTTCATTCATTTCTACAAACTCGATTGAGTAAGTTTCCATGAACATATTATAGCATAGTTAAAATGTTTTGTCAATATCTCATATTGACACATCAAGCATACGTGCTACATTATAATGTCCATAAGAAATGCAAAACTACGTATTTTATGCATTCCATAAATGGGCGATTCCGCTTATCGAGATAAGCGAAATGTACTTTAAAAAGATCTACAAAAGGTGATAAAAAGTGACAGCAAATGGAACAAGAAAAATAATCAAAGCGGCCACGGCCCTCTATGATAAGGGAAAGTGGCATGATGCGGTGGACCTTTTGAAACCGCTTCTGAAAACAAAGATTAGTATAAAGGATAGAAGAGAGATCCTGATGCATCTTGGATGGAACTTCTGGAAAATGTCTGATAAAGCCATGGCACTCACAATGTGGGAAGCCGCATTGGCTGCCGGGGCTGATGACATAACCAGAGCCGGCGCTCATGCAGGGCTCGGGATATATTTTGCCGAGCTGGGCAAAAAACGGGAATCTTTGCATCACGCAAGACTATCAGAAGAATTGACTCCCGAAAGCGCCGGAATGAGCCACATAATGAACCTGAATGCCTGCGCCATCAGCCTGGCAAAACTGAGCGAATTGGAAAGAGCCGAAAAACTTCTCCGGAGGATCGCGAAGCTGAACGAAATTCTTGAAACCTCAAGCGATCCTGAATTAGCGGCAAGAGCATCGCATCAAAGAGGCAAGAACGGCTACAATCTTGCTACCCTGGTCTATATTCCCATGGGAAGACTGATTGAAGCAAAGAATGAACTTTACGACGAAGTTATTCCAAGATACACCAGAGCGCAAGCCGCGGGCGACCTTGCGGCCGCATATCACAGACTTTCTGAGATAAATGAAAAAATGTCCGGGTCCGAAAATTCCGAAAGCCCTCTTGAACAGCTCGAACTTGCCCTTGCCTGGGAAAAAGTTTCGCTTAATTTCTGGAAAGAAGGCCCGAACGACCCCGGACGGATCAAAACAGCTGAGGAAAACGTGAAAAAGCTAACCGAAAAGATTTCGGAATTCAAAAAGAGGAGCTGAGAAAATGGCGGATGAGATCAAAACAAATCAGGAAGGACTTATCGCCGCGCTGGAAAATATGGGTTTTGAAATAAAAAACAAGAACACCATAACACTTGAAGTCACTGTAACGAAGGGAGCCTGTGTAATTACGGGCCAGAAGATCCGCACAGAAAAAGGGGAATGGACTCCCGAAAATATGGGCTATAAGCTCAGATCAAGAAGATGGGATATCCTTTTCTCTCCCATAGCCGGTAAAGATCCAAACGGAAAAAAGACGGATCTGGAACTGTTGCCCGATGAATTGAAAGCTAAACTCTATGGATATGCCCTGTGCATGGAACTCATGGAGAACATCAAGCTTTATAATATCCGGATCGAGCTATTGAAGCAAACCGTCGAAATCCTGAAGGAAAAAGCCGACGAGGAAGCAGTGAAGGGCGATGTCTCAGGCGAACTGTACGCCCGAATAAGAGACTTTGAAAAAAAAGTATTTTCGTCCGAATTTAGCCGGGATAATGACCGGAAACTGCTGGAAAAAAACATTCCGCTGCTGAATGGGAACACTCAAATATCCGGAATGATGGCACACCCGTTCAAATCCCCGCTTATGGGAAACAAGGAGAAACTTCTGCTGACCATCCTGGAAGGAAAGGAAATATCCCATAAAGACCTGCTCTGATCTGGCAAAATTCGCCGGATCTTTTTTATACAGACTATTGCCGATTAATTCACATAAACAGATCCGCTTTCGGCATTTCGAAATAATTGATATAATAAAACTGATGTTAAATCACTCTATTTTAATATGCAAAAGCGCTGGCTGATAAATGACAGGCCTCCCGAAAGTTTTGCAAAAGAATTTCCGGAACTTTCCGGGATCGTCCTGCAGCTCCTTTGGGACAGAAAGATCTGCAATCAAAACCTCATAGATGAATTTTTCAATCCTGATTATGCGGCGGATATTCACGACCCGAAACTTCTGAAGGACATGGATCGGGCGGTCGCAAGAATATTCGAAGCGCTGGAGAGCGAACAAATCATAACGGTCTATGGCGACTATGACGTGGACGGGGTGACTTCTTCCGTCATCATGGTCAGCACACTCGTCGAGCTGAAATCGGCCCTGAAGAAAATCGACAAAAAAGAAGCGGAAAAATTCATCGGCATATATATTCCGGACAGGGAGCTCGAAGGATACGGCCTCAACGAAAAAGCGATCAATGAGATAAAGAAAAGAAAAACGGACCTGATCGTCACTGTCGATTGCGGAGTTTCGAGTTTCGACAACGTGAACCTTGTGAATGAACTGGAAATGGACATAATCATAACCGACCATCATCATGTCCCCGAAAAGATCCCCAAGGCCTATGCGATAATCAATCCCAAACAAAAAGACTGCAAATATCCTTTCAAAGAACTTGCCGGAGCCGGTGTCGCGTTCAAGCTTGCACAGGGCCTCATCAAAGAGTTCGAAGCGAGAAAGACCGGACGGGAACTGCAGAAAGGTTTCGAAAAATGGCTTCTTGATCTCGTGGCACTCGGAACGGTTGCGGACTGCGTTGAACTTGTCGGCGAAAACAGAACGCTCACATCCTATGGACTTCTCGTCATCAACAAAACCCGGCGCACAGGATTGAAACAGCTCATCAGCTCCGCAGGCGCTATCGTCCGGGAAAACGGAAATGTCATCCAGAAAAAATCCATCGACTCCATTTCGATAAGCTTTATGCTTGCTCCCCGCCTGAATGCCGCAGGAAGAATGGACCACGCAAATACATCCTATGGGCTGCTCATTACAGATGACGAAAAAGAAGCGAAGCAATATTCAGAAAAGCTTGAAAAGAACAACCAATCGAGACAGAGGCTGACCGAAAAAATGATAGAAGAGATCAAAGCGAAGATCGGGAAATACAGATCAATGCCGAAAGTGATCGTGGAAACCGGCAAAGAATGGAAGATCGGGATCGTAGGGCTCGTGGCGGGAAAACTTGTTGATGAATTTTCAAGACCGTTCCTCATTTTATGCAAGGGAGAAAAAGATTGCGCGGGATCCGGACGGAGCATACCGGAATTCAATCTTATCGAATCCATCGAGACATGTAAAGATTTCCTTTTGGGATATGGCGGCCATTCGCAGGCGGCAGGATTGAAAATAAAGAACTCAAACGTGAAAAAACTGAAAGAGAAGCTGAATTCCATCGCCGACAAAATATTAAAAGAAGAGGATCTTGTCCCATCCATAGACATCGACTGCGAAATCATGACTGATGAAATAAATTGGCAGTTGGTGGATGAAGTGGAAAAGTTCAAGCCTTTCGGGCAGGCGAACAAGAAACCGGTCTTTGTCGCAAAAAAACTCGAAGTGCACGAAGTGAGGTCGGTCGGCAGCGGAAACAACCACCTGAAACTCTCCCTCAAGACGATCCTGAAAGACGGAAGCGTGAAATATTTCAGCGCGATCGGATTCAGACTCGGTAAATTCATGGACTCGATGCCCGGCGATCTTCCCGGCATCCGCTGGGGCGACATTGTGGATGTGGCTTTCCAGCTTGAGATCAATCAATGGAACGGCAACCGCGAACTCCAGATGAATATTATCGATATAAAGATAAGCGGAAAATGACACTTGATACACGCCCCCCAGCTCATCTCCGGAAACAATGCTTTACAAATTTTTTTAACAAAATCCCCGATCCTCCTGAATTGTTTTTAATAACGATCCTATCAGTTACCATGGAACGATTTAATTAATTCCCCTCTTGAGAGGGGACGAAGGGGTGTGTTAAAATAAAATATGCGTAAAATAATACCATATGACCCGAAACTTAAACAGATAGCAAAGAATCTGAGAAATAATAGCACCATGTCTGAAGTATTATTGTGGCAGCATTTGAAAAGCAAAAAAATGAAAGGATATGATTTTCACAGGCAAAAACCTCTTGGCAATTATATCGTTGACTTTTTCTGCAGCGATTTGGCGCTTGCAATCGAAATTGACGGCACAAGCCATGATGAAAAGATCAGTGAAGACACAAAGAGACAAAAACAATTAGAAGGTCTAGGAATCAGATTTATTAGATTCAATGACCTTGATGTAAAAAGAAATATTGGAGGGGTATTATTGGAAATTGAGAAATGGATCGAGGGGCATGATTTAAAACACACCCCTAACCCCTCTCAAGAGGGGAATACATTCTGAGTTGCTTACAGCAAGACCCCCGACACATCTCAAGAGGGGAATACATTCTGAGTTGCTTACAGCAAGACCCCCGACACATCTCAAGAGGGGAATACATTCTGAGTTGCTTACAGCAAGACCCCCGACACATCTCAAGAGGGGAATACATTCTGAGTTGCCACAACAAAAATACAAATCGATTAACTGCACATATACGGCTAATTATTATATGCATAAATGAAAAAAAAGAAAAT
The window above is part of the Candidatus Paceibacterota bacterium genome. Proteins encoded here:
- a CDS encoding Zn-ribbon domain-containing OB-fold protein, which produces MSVPRFWRRLKNIYNLIGTQCTRCKSFYYPPRSLCPECRRESKIVPFRFSGSGEVFSYTIVHTGAKDFEKLTPYVLALIRLDEGPMMTSQVICPSEKVHIGMKVRMVFRKLGEESEKGMIYYGTKFVPERIKKSAGGEKIING
- a CDS encoding thiolase domain-containing protein — encoded protein: MRKVAIVGVGCTEFGELWDKSFRDLFVKAGADAVFDAGIQAKEIEAMYIGNMSGGRFIGQEHIGALVADYSGLANRHIPSTHVEAACASGGLALRQAIIAVGSGCHDIVIAGGVEKMTDVSVDETTDVLAAAADREGEGIMGATFPGLYALIAQRHMFEFGTTREQLASVAVKNHHNATMNPKAQFRSEITVDMVLKSVMVADPLHILDCSPITDGAAAVVVVPADQAKKYTDTPVYVKALSQASGSLALHDRPSVTTIDATVAAAKGAYKMAGLGPKDISFAEVHDCFTIAEICAIEDLGFTPKGIGGKFTEEGCTAIGGKIPINTSGGLKAKGHPVGATGIAQAIEAVLQFRGEAGKRQLDDPKYALTQNVGGSGATVAVHIFGRDK
- a CDS encoding hydroxymethylglutaryl-CoA synthase yields the protein MNIGIVSYGAYIPQYRIKTEEIAKVWGANAKSIIDGLMVFEKSVPDMDEDTITISVEAARSAISRAKIDPKDIGAIYVGSESHPYAVKPSGTIVGEAIGAGPENLTVADFEFACKAGTAAIQACMGLVRSGMIKLGVAIGSDVSQGAPGDALEYTAAAGGVAYVIGSKDLAAEIEDTYSYTTDTPDFWRREGMPYPEHGGRFTGEPGYFKHITSAANGLMQKLGTKPEDYDYAIFHQPNGKFPTKVAKTLGFTPLQIKPGLVVPRLGNTYSGSCMMGLAATLDIAKPGDRIFMTAFGSGAGSDAFSITVKDGIDEIRCGAPSVEELLADPIYVDYATYARHKNKIKL
- the recJ gene encoding single-stranded-DNA-specific exonuclease RecJ; this encodes MQKRWLINDRPPESFAKEFPELSGIVLQLLWDRKICNQNLIDEFFNPDYAADIHDPKLLKDMDRAVARIFEALESEQIITVYGDYDVDGVTSSVIMVSTLVELKSALKKIDKKEAEKFIGIYIPDRELEGYGLNEKAINEIKKRKTDLIVTVDCGVSSFDNVNLVNELEMDIIITDHHHVPEKIPKAYAIINPKQKDCKYPFKELAGAGVAFKLAQGLIKEFEARKTGRELQKGFEKWLLDLVALGTVADCVELVGENRTLTSYGLLVINKTRRTGLKQLISSAGAIVRENGNVIQKKSIDSISISFMLAPRLNAAGRMDHANTSYGLLITDDEKEAKQYSEKLEKNNQSRQRLTEKMIEEIKAKIGKYRSMPKVIVETGKEWKIGIVGLVAGKLVDEFSRPFLILCKGEKDCAGSGRSIPEFNLIESIETCKDFLLGYGGHSQAAGLKIKNSNVKKLKEKLNSIADKILKEEDLVPSIDIDCEIMTDEINWQLVDEVEKFKPFGQANKKPVFVAKKLEVHEVRSVGSGNNHLKLSLKTILKDGSVKYFSAIGFRLGKFMDSMPGDLPGIRWGDIVDVAFQLEINQWNGNRELQMNIIDIKISGK
- a CDS encoding DUF559 domain-containing protein yields the protein MRKIIPYDPKLKQIAKNLRNNSTMSEVLLWQHLKSKKMKGYDFHRQKPLGNYIVDFFCSDLALAIEIDGTSHDEKISEDTKRQKQLEGLGIRFIRFNDLDVKRNIGGVLLEIEKWIEGHDLKHTPNPSQEGNTF